One genomic region from Thalassotalea sp. PS06 encodes:
- a CDS encoding YSC84-related protein — MKKLLCLVAVFMFVGCSADGDTPEEQRAAILSMSEEVVADVEQASPGAKDVIMKAPGYAVFSNAQVNLLIVAAGTGYGVVHDNASGENTYMDMYEAGVGIGLGAKDFRAVFVFKTKEAMDKFVEDGWAFGGEADAAAKAGDKGGQASGGVTIGDIIIYQLTENGLALQATVKGTKYVKNDELN; from the coding sequence ATGAAAAAACTTCTCTGTTTAGTAGCAGTTTTTATGTTCGTCGGCTGTTCGGCCGACGGCGATACCCCTGAAGAACAGCGCGCGGCCATTCTCTCAATGAGTGAAGAAGTTGTCGCTGATGTTGAACAAGCCAGTCCAGGCGCCAAAGACGTCATCATGAAAGCACCCGGCTATGCAGTGTTTTCAAATGCTCAAGTGAATCTACTCATCGTCGCTGCGGGCACCGGTTACGGTGTTGTGCATGATAACGCCAGCGGTGAAAATACCTATATGGATATGTACGAAGCAGGCGTTGGTATTGGTTTAGGTGCCAAAGATTTCCGTGCCGTGTTTGTATTTAAAACCAAAGAAGCCATGGATAAGTTTGTGGAAGATGGCTGGGCCTTTGGTGGTGAAGCGGATGCAGCCGCAAAAGCTGGTGATAAGGGCGGCCAAGCCAGTGGTGGTGTAACCATTGGTGATATCATTATTTATCAGTTAACTGAAAATGGTCTTGCTCTCCAGGCAACCGTAAAAGGTACTAAATACGTCAAGAATGACGAGCTGAATTAG
- the parE gene encoding DNA topoisomerase IV subunit B, with product MTEQYNSESIEVLSGLDPVRRRPGMYTDTNRPNHLGQEVIDNSVDEALAGHASNIQVILHEDQSLEVIDDGRGMPTDVHPEEGVPGVELIFTKLHAGGKFSNKNYQFSGGLHGVGISVVNALSTRVEVTVKRNAKVFEMAFENGEKAQDLVETGTVGKRNTGTRVRFWPDAGYFDSAKFSVNKLCHILKAKAVLCPGLSIKFHDKVKNEKHHWCYENGLQDYLKDAVNNWTSLPEEPFIGSFSSQHEAVDWAVNWLVEGGETIGESYVNLIPTIQGGTHVNGLRQGLLDSMREFCEFRNLIPRGVKLTPDDIWDKCCFILSVKIQDPQFAGQTKERLSSRQCSAFVSGVVKDAFSLWLNEHTDVAEALAEFCISNAQRRMRASKKVVRKKVTQGPALPGKLTDCGSQEPERSELFLVEGDSAGGSAKQARDRDFQAIMPLRGKILNSWEVESGQILASQEIHDISVALGIDPDSSDLSSLRYGKICILADADSDGLHIATLLCALFTQHFLPLVQAGHVYVAMPPLYRIDVGKEVFYALDEQEKEGILDRIEAEKKRGKVNVQRFKGLGEMNPLQLRETTMDPNTRRLVQLTVDDYDITMEIMDMLLSKKRAGDRKEWLQEKGNLVSL from the coding sequence ATGACCGAGCAATATAATTCTGAATCAATCGAAGTATTAAGTGGTCTGGACCCGGTTCGCCGACGTCCGGGCATGTACACTGACACCAACCGTCCTAATCACCTAGGCCAGGAAGTCATCGATAACTCTGTCGATGAGGCATTGGCAGGCCATGCCAGTAACATCCAGGTAATTCTCCATGAAGACCAGTCATTAGAGGTTATCGATGATGGTCGTGGTATGCCGACTGATGTGCATCCAGAAGAGGGGGTACCGGGTGTTGAGTTAATTTTCACTAAGCTGCATGCCGGTGGTAAGTTCTCTAATAAAAACTATCAGTTCTCTGGTGGTTTGCACGGGGTAGGTATTTCTGTTGTAAATGCGCTATCAACACGAGTAGAAGTGACCGTAAAGCGAAACGCAAAAGTGTTCGAAATGGCCTTTGAAAATGGTGAAAAGGCGCAGGATCTGGTGGAAACAGGCACGGTTGGAAAGCGCAATACCGGAACCCGGGTGCGCTTTTGGCCAGATGCCGGCTACTTCGATTCTGCTAAATTTTCGGTGAATAAACTTTGTCATATTCTCAAGGCGAAAGCGGTATTGTGCCCAGGCCTGAGTATTAAATTTCATGACAAAGTGAAGAACGAAAAACATCACTGGTGTTATGAAAATGGTCTTCAGGATTATTTAAAAGACGCGGTCAATAATTGGACCAGCTTGCCGGAAGAGCCATTCATTGGTTCCTTTTCCTCACAGCATGAAGCGGTTGACTGGGCAGTTAACTGGCTTGTTGAAGGTGGTGAAACCATCGGTGAAAGTTACGTAAACCTGATCCCTACGATTCAGGGTGGTACCCATGTAAACGGCTTGCGACAAGGCCTGTTAGACTCAATGCGTGAGTTTTGTGAGTTCCGTAACCTGATTCCTCGCGGCGTTAAACTGACCCCGGATGATATCTGGGATAAGTGTTGTTTCATCCTGTCGGTGAAAATTCAGGATCCACAATTTGCCGGACAAACCAAAGAACGCTTGTCGTCAAGACAATGTTCAGCCTTTGTTTCTGGAGTGGTGAAAGATGCGTTTAGCTTGTGGTTAAACGAGCATACCGATGTAGCTGAAGCGCTCGCTGAATTTTGTATCAGCAATGCCCAACGCCGTATGCGCGCCAGTAAAAAAGTCGTTCGTAAAAAGGTCACTCAAGGTCCAGCCTTGCCAGGTAAGTTAACTGACTGTGGTTCCCAAGAGCCTGAAAGATCAGAATTATTTCTGGTAGAGGGTGATTCTGCCGGCGGAAGTGCTAAACAAGCACGGGATCGTGATTTTCAGGCTATAATGCCTTTACGAGGTAAAATTTTAAACTCCTGGGAAGTGGAATCGGGACAGATTCTGGCCTCGCAGGAGATCCACGATATTTCCGTGGCCTTGGGTATCGATCCGGACAGCTCAGATCTTTCGTCGTTGCGGTACGGCAAAATTTGTATCCTTGCCGATGCTGATTCGGATGGTTTGCATATTGCAACCTTGCTTTGTGCGTTGTTCACCCAACATTTTTTACCTCTGGTTCAGGCCGGTCATGTTTATGTGGCAATGCCGCCGTTGTATCGTATCGACGTCGGTAAAGAAGTATTTTATGCCTTGGATGAACAGGAAAAAGAAGGGATATTGGATCGGATTGAAGCTGAAAAGAAACGTGGCAAGGTTAACGTACAGCGGTTTAAAGGCTTGGGTGAAATGAATCCCTTGCAATTGCGTGAAACCACCATGGATCCGAACACACGGCGCCTGGTGCAACTAACAGTAGACGACTACGACATTACCATGGAAATCATGGATATGTTGCTCTCCAAAAAACGTGCCGGTGATCGGAAGGAATGGCTTCAGGAAAAAGGAAATTTGGTAAGCCTCTAA
- a CDS encoding YqiA/YcfP family alpha/beta fold hydrolase — translation MSNSQILFIHGFNSSPKSLKAEKAREFFQRNYPQIGFHCPQLQNTPVEAMAQLLEIVNSQPDSQWYFIGSSLGGYFATYLADKFSSKAVLVNPAVKPFELLQGVLGEHTNPYTAQTYQVTSEHLQSLREFFVSINQPENFLVMVQTGDEVLDYRQAVEKYKQCQMIVQQGGDHSFVGFANMLDDIVNFFQFHMSNVNNNSNNSTARLSR, via the coding sequence GTGAGCAATTCACAAATATTATTTATTCACGGTTTCAATAGTTCCCCTAAGTCATTAAAGGCGGAAAAAGCCCGGGAATTTTTTCAGCGCAACTACCCGCAAATTGGTTTTCATTGCCCACAGTTGCAAAATACCCCGGTTGAAGCGATGGCGCAATTGCTGGAAATTGTCAACAGCCAGCCGGATAGCCAGTGGTATTTTATCGGCAGCTCCCTGGGCGGTTACTTTGCGACGTATCTGGCCGATAAGTTCTCGAGCAAGGCGGTATTAGTAAATCCTGCGGTAAAACCTTTTGAATTGTTGCAAGGGGTCTTAGGTGAGCACACCAACCCCTATACGGCGCAGACCTACCAGGTAACTTCAGAGCATTTACAATCCCTGCGCGAGTTCTTTGTCAGCATTAATCAGCCAGAAAATTTTTTAGTGATGGTACAAACCGGTGATGAAGTGTTAGATTATCGTCAGGCGGTGGAAAAATATAAGCAATGTCAGATGATTGTCCAACAAGGAGGCGATCACAGCTTTGTTGGTTTTGCCAATATGCTTGACGATATTGTAAACTTTTTCCAGTTCCATATGAGCAATGTAAATAACAATTCTAATAACTCAACAGCCAGATTAAGCAGATGA
- a CDS encoding metallophosphoesterase codes for MSILVFAQFSDCHLYADKEAIHYGHNVYQNLLAVLKDIETNDDIQFAVFTGDLSQDHSDESYVNFVAAIDESEISKPVYWLPGNHDSVEQMTKLLNHRNIYADKSLEFEELECLFLSSKSETPAGRVSAEELTRIENADTQKSTLIFMHHHPRPVGYFIDRHGLQEADSFWHVVNQKSNILAIACGHVHRAMSIEKDTLNKAPLYTCPATSIQFDPEFDGVKALPSGPAYRQFSFENKQLKTRVKQLPLAPLSVG; via the coding sequence GTGTCCATTCTCGTTTTTGCCCAGTTTAGCGATTGTCATTTATATGCCGATAAAGAAGCTATCCATTATGGTCACAATGTTTACCAGAATTTACTTGCTGTATTGAAAGATATTGAAACGAATGACGACATTCAATTTGCCGTGTTTACCGGCGATTTGAGCCAGGATCATAGCGATGAATCTTATGTGAATTTCGTTGCAGCGATAGATGAAAGTGAGATTTCAAAGCCGGTGTATTGGCTGCCAGGGAATCATGATTCTGTCGAACAGATGACGAAATTACTCAATCATCGCAATATTTATGCGGATAAGAGCTTAGAGTTTGAAGAGCTGGAATGTCTGTTCCTAAGTTCTAAGTCCGAGACACCAGCGGGTCGGGTTTCGGCAGAAGAGCTGACACGTATAGAAAATGCCGATACGCAAAAATCGACGCTGATATTTATGCATCATCATCCGCGACCGGTTGGTTATTTTATTGACCGTCATGGTTTGCAGGAAGCCGACTCTTTCTGGCATGTGGTAAATCAAAAGTCTAATATTTTGGCAATTGCCTGCGGTCACGTGCACCGGGCAATGTCTATTGAGAAAGATACATTAAATAAAGCCCCCTTATATACCTGTCCGGCAACGTCTATTCAGTTTGATCCTGAGTTTGATGGTGTCAAAGCCTTACCCTCTGGACCGGCATATCGACAGTTCAGCTTTGAAAACAAGCAATTAAAAACCAGGGTTAAGCAGTTACCGCTCGCGCCGTTATCGGTTGGTTAG
- a CDS encoding DUF1249 domain-containing protein — protein sequence MSQSQRYHPNLKQLLNSCEINYVLLLRLLGGISEVGEQREFSIDERHAFQLRVTEQSKYTNVVEFRQLSASDNDCQVIGKLLSKPFMVIRLYHDARVAEVIESAQTRRIKPRYDYPNQSMMQPDEKQQTHQFLTEWLQTCLRLGQTAVK from the coding sequence GTGTCTCAATCGCAACGTTATCATCCTAATCTTAAACAGCTATTAAATAGCTGTGAGATCAACTATGTTTTGCTGCTTAGGTTACTAGGCGGCATTTCAGAAGTGGGTGAGCAGCGTGAATTTTCCATTGATGAACGCCATGCTTTTCAGCTTCGGGTGACGGAACAATCCAAGTACACCAATGTGGTTGAGTTCCGCCAATTGAGTGCCAGTGATAATGACTGTCAGGTCATCGGCAAATTACTGAGTAAACCTTTTATGGTGATTCGTCTTTACCATGACGCCAGAGTCGCCGAAGTGATAGAATCTGCGCAGACTCGCCGTATCAAGCCAAGATATGATTACCCTAATCAATCAATGATGCAGCCAGACGAAAAACAACAAACCCATCAATTCCTGACGGAGTGGTTGCAAACCTGCTTACGTCTGGGGCAAACTGCAGTTAAGTAA
- a CDS encoding NUDIX domain-containing protein, with protein MSSDNHDNTTNPAKVQVNDKKTVFQGFFRVDEWHIQHELFAGGMSGEFTREIFERGDAAILLPYDVKQDKVLLVEQFRAGAVRENQQAWLLEPVAGMIEEGETPESVAIREAEEESGLDLTPENLIYIMEYFSSPGGTSEKLYLYLGLCSLSEELGGKLHGLDYENEDIRTHVVSRQQALEWLQQGRITNASTIIALQWLALNYQKLSA; from the coding sequence ATGAGTTCAGATAATCACGATAACACTACAAATCCGGCGAAAGTTCAGGTAAATGACAAGAAGACTGTATTTCAGGGCTTTTTCCGGGTAGATGAGTGGCATATCCAACATGAGTTATTTGCTGGCGGTATGTCCGGGGAATTTACCCGGGAAATTTTTGAGCGCGGTGATGCGGCGATTTTGCTGCCTTATGATGTCAAACAGGATAAGGTATTACTGGTGGAGCAATTTCGTGCCGGGGCGGTTCGCGAGAACCAACAAGCCTGGTTACTCGAGCCAGTTGCCGGCATGATTGAAGAAGGTGAAACCCCAGAGTCGGTGGCAATCAGAGAAGCCGAAGAGGAATCTGGGTTAGATCTAACACCGGAAAACCTCATCTACATCATGGAGTACTTTTCCAGTCCGGGTGGCACCAGCGAGAAGTTGTATCTGTATCTGGGGCTTTGTTCTTTATCCGAAGAGTTAGGCGGAAAACTTCATGGTCTTGATTATGAAAATGAGGATATTCGTACCCACGTGGTATCTCGTCAACAGGCTTTAGAATGGTTGCAACAGGGTCGTATCACCAATGCATCAACTATAATAGCCTTACAGTGGTTGGCTCTGAATTATCAAAAGTTGTCGGCGTAA
- the tolC gene encoding outer membrane channel protein TolC — MTNKLNSLFVGVVLACTSSVVAAEDLKEIYQLALANDPTVQKAKAQYLASEERITQARSVLLPQVNGSAGYTSSSQESPSILSTIAGVEEEFRVTTDRDVFDYGLSLSMQLYHHNSWITLETSKKAAHQFDLNYQFAKQQLITRVTTAYFDVLAAQDGLEFAIAEKNAIERQLEQTKQRFSVGLTAITDVHEAQAQYDNSVAEEIRAQNAVYQAEEILREITGKYPRELDTLNTERFSAVMPTPGSADSWQQLAEAKNLQLINQKVAVDIAKENIDLAFSGHLPTLSLSGSYGFSSTDQDNDPTVFPGTDISTGQTLSGSETDTNSIGVQLNVPIFSGLRTSAEVDEAKHLYVSANQDLQITYRAVVRESRSAYNTIVATISGVKAFEQSVISAESALKATEAGFEVGTRTIVDVLDSTRNLYNAKRNLSTTRYQYIINMLLLKEAAGTITEEDINTINAGLQEARPIDPDNV; from the coding sequence ATGACAAATAAACTGAATTCTTTATTTGTCGGCGTGGTGCTGGCGTGTACGAGCTCCGTTGTCGCTGCCGAAGATTTAAAGGAAATTTATCAGTTGGCATTAGCCAATGATCCAACTGTTCAGAAAGCAAAAGCACAATACTTGGCCAGTGAAGAGCGCATTACTCAGGCTCGCTCCGTATTATTGCCTCAAGTTAATGGCTCGGCTGGTTACACATCAAGTTCACAAGAAAGTCCGTCAATTTTATCCACCATTGCTGGTGTTGAAGAAGAGTTTCGAGTTACCACAGATCGAGATGTATTCGATTATGGCTTGAGCCTTAGTATGCAGCTTTATCATCACAACAGCTGGATAACCTTAGAAACATCAAAAAAAGCCGCGCACCAGTTTGACCTGAACTACCAGTTTGCCAAACAACAACTCATCACTCGAGTGACTACCGCATACTTTGATGTATTGGCAGCGCAAGATGGTTTAGAATTCGCAATTGCAGAGAAAAATGCGATTGAGCGTCAATTAGAGCAAACTAAGCAGCGTTTCTCTGTTGGTTTGACAGCAATTACCGATGTGCACGAAGCACAAGCCCAATACGATAACTCCGTAGCTGAAGAAATTCGTGCGCAAAATGCGGTTTATCAGGCGGAAGAAATCCTTCGTGAGATTACCGGTAAGTACCCACGTGAATTGGATACCCTCAATACTGAGCGTTTCAGTGCGGTTATGCCAACCCCTGGTTCTGCCGATAGCTGGCAACAATTAGCTGAAGCGAAAAACCTACAGCTAATCAATCAAAAAGTTGCTGTTGATATCGCTAAAGAAAACATCGATTTAGCTTTTTCTGGTCACTTACCAACGTTGAGCTTGTCAGGAAGCTACGGATTCTCTTCAACGGATCAAGATAATGATCCAACCGTATTCCCGGGCACCGATATCTCAACAGGACAGACCCTAAGTGGTAGTGAAACGGATACGAATTCAATTGGCGTGCAATTAAACGTTCCTATCTTCTCTGGTCTTCGCACCAGCGCTGAAGTAGATGAAGCGAAACACCTGTATGTTTCTGCCAATCAGGACCTGCAAATTACTTACCGCGCGGTTGTACGTGAATCACGTAGTGCATATAACACCATCGTTGCTACCATCTCAGGTGTGAAAGCATTTGAACAATCGGTAATTTCAGCTGAAAGTGCATTGAAAGCAACAGAAGCCGGTTTTGAAGTAGGTACCCGTACCATCGTCGACGTATTAGATAGTACTCGTAATTTGTACAACGCCAAGCGTAACCTTTCTACCACCCGCTATCAGTACATCATCAATATGTTACTGCTAAAAGAAGCAGCCGGTACCATTACCGAAGAAGACATCAATACCATCAATGCTGGTTTGCAAGAGGCAAGACCTATTGATCCGGATAACGTCTAA
- the hldE gene encoding bifunctional D-glycero-beta-D-manno-heptose-7-phosphate kinase/D-glycero-beta-D-manno-heptose 1-phosphate adenylyltransferase HldE, whose product MKVDIPNFSDARVMVVGDIMLDRYWLGPTSRISPEAPVPVVKIDNNEDRPGGAANVALNIASLGGQVTLSGITGEDEASDALDSSLSSLDVICQFTRYPDIPTITKLRVMSRNQQLIRLDFEDSLDDLDKQDLYRQVEQHIDQHHLLLLSDYAKGTLSEVQNLIRLAKSHNVPVLVDPKGDDFSKYRGADLITPNMSEFEAVVGPCKDEQDILDKGQKLLAELELKALLVTRSEHGMTLIRANEEELHLPTHAKEVFDVTGAGDTVIATLALAIAAGSSFGQASALANIAAGIVVGKLGTSTVSEVEIAQAIRSGQESGSGVVTEQQLKLIMEQARDRGEKIVMTNGCFDILHAGHVSYLTHASDLGDRLIVAVNDDDSVKRLKGTGRPINPVDRRMAVLAGLGAVDWVVSFSEDTPQRLISGLLPDILVKGGDYKVEDIAGGKEVIANGGEVQVLNFEDGISTTEIINTIRLED is encoded by the coding sequence ATGAAAGTAGATATTCCAAATTTTAGCGATGCCCGAGTTATGGTCGTCGGCGATATTATGCTCGATCGATACTGGTTAGGACCAACATCACGGATCTCTCCGGAAGCGCCAGTTCCTGTCGTTAAAATTGATAATAATGAGGACCGCCCGGGTGGCGCGGCAAACGTTGCTTTGAATATTGCCAGCTTAGGTGGCCAGGTAACGTTATCGGGGATAACCGGTGAAGATGAGGCCAGCGATGCTCTCGATTCGTCGCTTTCGTCTTTAGATGTTATTTGTCAGTTCACCCGCTACCCGGATATCCCGACCATTACCAAACTTAGGGTGATGAGTCGTAATCAACAGCTGATTCGTCTGGATTTTGAAGACTCTTTAGATGATTTAGACAAGCAGGACTTATATCGTCAGGTAGAGCAACACATCGACCAACACCATCTGTTGTTATTGTCGGACTATGCTAAGGGAACATTGAGTGAAGTTCAAAATCTTATCCGCCTGGCGAAATCACATAATGTGCCGGTACTTGTCGACCCCAAAGGTGACGATTTTAGCAAGTATCGTGGCGCTGATTTGATTACCCCGAACATGTCAGAATTCGAAGCAGTTGTAGGCCCTTGTAAGGACGAGCAGGATATCCTCGATAAGGGGCAGAAACTGCTGGCAGAGCTTGAATTAAAAGCCTTGTTAGTTACTCGTTCTGAGCATGGTATGACACTGATTCGTGCCAATGAAGAAGAGTTGCATTTACCTACTCATGCCAAAGAAGTATTTGATGTTACCGGTGCTGGCGATACGGTTATTGCCACCCTGGCATTAGCGATTGCCGCTGGTTCTTCGTTTGGTCAGGCAAGTGCGCTTGCCAATATCGCCGCCGGCATTGTTGTTGGCAAGCTAGGTACATCGACGGTCAGTGAAGTGGAAATTGCTCAGGCGATTCGCTCTGGTCAGGAAAGTGGTTCTGGTGTGGTAACCGAGCAACAATTGAAACTCATCATGGAGCAGGCCCGCGATCGTGGTGAAAAGATTGTGATGACCAATGGTTGTTTCGACATTCTTCATGCTGGCCATGTGTCTTACCTGACCCATGCAAGCGATCTTGGCGATCGCTTAATTGTCGCCGTTAATGACGATGATTCGGTTAAACGATTAAAAGGTACTGGTCGTCCGATCAATCCGGTTGATCGTCGTATGGCAGTACTTGCAGGCCTTGGCGCCGTCGATTGGGTGGTTAGCTTTTCTGAAGACACACCACAGCGATTAATTTCCGGCTTATTACCCGATATTTTGGTTAAAGGCGGCGATTACAAAGTCGAAGACATTGCCGGTGGCAAAGAAGTGATCGCCAACGGTGGTGAAGTTCAGGTGTTAAATTTCGAAGATGGTATTTCCACCACTGAGATTATTAACACGATTCGCTTAGAAGATTAA
- the lpxL gene encoding LpxL/LpxP family Kdo(2)-lipid IV(A) lauroyl/palmitoleoyl acyltransferase, translated as MSKNKVLQTKFKTSFLLPKYWFTWLGVLVLFTISLLPYRVQFHLGRGIGRLLQKIGGSRQRVAEKNIEVCFPHLNEADRAKLIRKNFENTGIALLETGMGWWWPDWRVKRKFTLKGLEHIKQAQENGQGVLLLAFHNLALELHCRGFGLHNKSVVFYRPHNNPLMEYFQYKGRGRSNKYMLGKRDVKGLISALHDQESCIYLPDQDYGRNRSVFIPFFNVPDTATTTGTMIFAKQDNVKTLLVDPSRDDKTGQYLVEIKPVFEEIPSGDDIQDLTKINQELEKAIAANPEQYMWLHRRFKTRPDPDAEPFYKK; from the coding sequence TTGAGTAAAAACAAAGTATTACAAACCAAATTCAAAACCAGTTTCCTGCTACCTAAATATTGGTTCACCTGGCTTGGGGTTCTTGTTCTGTTCACCATTTCCCTTCTTCCTTATCGGGTGCAATTCCACCTGGGGCGCGGAATTGGTCGCTTACTGCAAAAAATCGGTGGTTCGCGACAGCGTGTTGCTGAGAAGAATATTGAAGTGTGTTTTCCACATCTTAACGAAGCAGATCGAGCCAAACTCATTCGTAAAAACTTTGAAAATACCGGTATCGCCCTGTTAGAAACCGGCATGGGCTGGTGGTGGCCAGACTGGCGTGTAAAACGTAAGTTCACCCTTAAAGGTCTGGAGCATATCAAACAGGCACAGGAAAATGGCCAGGGCGTATTATTACTGGCGTTCCATAACCTGGCGTTAGAGTTACATTGTCGAGGCTTTGGGCTGCATAACAAAAGCGTGGTGTTTTACCGTCCACACAATAATCCATTAATGGAATATTTCCAGTACAAAGGCCGTGGTCGTTCGAATAAATACATGCTGGGCAAACGGGATGTGAAAGGCTTAATTTCCGCCTTACATGACCAGGAAAGCTGTATTTATTTACCGGATCAGGACTATGGCAGGAATCGTTCGGTATTTATCCCGTTCTTTAATGTACCAGATACGGCAACCACCACAGGTACGATGATTTTTGCTAAGCAGGACAATGTCAAAACCCTGTTGGTTGATCCGAGTCGTGACGATAAGACCGGCCAATACCTGGTGGAAATCAAACCGGTGTTCGAAGAGATACCAAGTGGCGACGATATTCAGGATCTGACGAAAATTAATCAGGAGCTTGAAAAAGCCATTGCCGCCAACCCGGAACAATACATGTGGTTACACCGCCGATTCAAGACCCGCCCGGATCCAGATGCGGAACCTTTCTATAAAAAATAA